Part of the Oncorhynchus masou masou isolate Uvic2021 chromosome 24, UVic_Omas_1.1, whole genome shotgun sequence genome is shown below.
acaagtaaaactaaatgcatgctcttcaaccgatcgctacctgcccgcccgtccaacatcactactctggatggttctgacttagaatatgtggacaactacaaatacctaggtgtctggttagactgtaaactctccttccagactcacatcaaacatctccaatccaaagttaaatttagaattggcttcctatttcgcaacaaagcatccttaactcatgctgccaaacatacccttgtaaaactgaccatcctaccaatcctcgactttggcgatgtcatttacaaaatagcctccaataccctactcaataaattggatgcagtctctcACAGTGCAAtcctttttgtcaccaaagccccatacactacccaccactgcgacctgtaccctctctttggctggccctcgcttcatactcgtcaccaaacccactggctccaggtcatctacaagaccctgataggtaaagtccccccttatctcagctcgctggtcaccatagcagcacccacctgtagcacacgctccagcaggtatatatctCTGGTCACCCtcaaccaattcttcctttggccgcctctccttccagttctctgctgccaatgactggaatgaactacaaatatctcaaactggaaacacttatctccctcactagctttaagcatcagctgtcagagcagctcacagattactgcacctgtacatagcccatctataatttagcccaaacaactacctcttcccctactgtatttattttgctcctttgcaacccattatttctaccttgcacattctcccactgcaaatctaccattccagtgttttacttgctatattgtatttactttgccaccatggctttttttttcttctggcCTTCTTACTtcccttatctcaccttatttgctcatattgtatatagacttatttttctactgtattattgactgtatgtttgttttactccatgtgtaactctgtgttgttgtatgtgtcgaactgctttgctttatcttgaccaggtcgcaattgtaaatgtgaacttgttctcaacttgcctacctggttaaataaaggtggaaaaaagaagaaaaagaaaggaGGGCATCGACCATGTAAGAAATATAGCTCTTGTCTTGAATGAGGGAGAAAGCATAGACTTTAGAAAATGGTAATAACAGGGGATAAGCTGGTGGAATTCTCTGATGTTATGTAAAATACACTCGGTTAATGTTGCACAGTGCATTCTAGGAGGGGAGAATCACTGAATGTGGGTAACCAGCACCATGTTGATTCTTTCCACTGGGGACGCTGCATAATCTTTTGGATGTAAGACTGGATAACTTTCAGAAATATTTGTGACTCTTGTCCCCCTCTGCTGGATATACTACAGTAGCTGAGACACATGGCTGACAAAATGAGTCTACAAGCATTTCTTAACTAAATACAAGCATTACAGTGATATTAAACCATGAATACTATCTGGAATTACAAATACTTTAAGCTATTTTTCAAGTGAAAAAGTAGTGATTAAAACAGTCCATCTGTCTGATCAAAGAAAGGTAACTTATAGTACAATTAGGTAGAAAAAGATATTATAATCCTTCTTTCCAGCAAATATTAAGTCACAATGTGGTAGATGATCTAGGCCTATAAGAGGTGTCAATTGATAGTACCTAAGGAAAGTTCACACTCTGATAGGTGAGATCCTGTGAAGCTAGCAGGTGGTACATCCTGTGAAGAAGTTCATAGAGACACTTCTAAACCCACCAGTCTGAGAAGACAAAGACCCCATCACACTCTCTTACACTCTCTCAAACACGTTCACACGCTCTTTGACAACATGGCTGCCACATCTCTCCTGCTCCTGCTCATCACTCTCCTGCCTGCTCCAGGGCTCACAGGTAAGACCAAACTTAACCTTTTATGTCTACACACTCTTGGGTCAGAGGGCAGCAGAGTGGGACATTTTACCTTCTATTCTCTGGAACAGCAAAGGGACGCTAGGGACATAGACACACAGGTCTTCTTTCTGGTTTTACAATGTAACCTGACAATTATGGTACAATGAATAATTTAGTTGTATAGTAAACGCACAAATATGGAAAACCCTGTGCTGACATACATTTGAAAATATTTTGGTTTCCAGCGAGACAGTCTTTAAACAAAtatgaattgaattgaaaaggAGAAGAACCATTGAAACAAAACGTGGAGGGGGTGAACGATGAAGTtcttgacttttgacttttgattTCATTCTCAATTTTTCTTTACAaagaaatgtaaatgtaatgtatggtATTGATGTTGAATGAGATTTTtaaagcaaaaaaataaaaaataacagtaatgTAATAAAAACACAATTTTAAAAAGTAAAgcgcagtttaaaaaaatactctACCGTTccaactaatatatatatattctaccgttcaaaaggtttggggtcacatagaaatattattgtttttgaaagaaaagcaatttaaaaaaaaaaaagtaatttccatttaaaatatcaaattgatcagaaatagtgagacatttaatgttgtaaattacttcTTATTTCCTTAAAATCATTCTCAATCTCTTtatcaaatgtaaatgtgataatgTATTGATGTTGAATGAGAAATATTTTTAaagcaataaaaaataaaatgataaTAAAGTAATAAACACAATTTTAAAAAGTAAAGAgcagaatccaggctgtatcacaaccggccatgattgggagtcccatagggcggcgcacaattggcccagcgtcgtccgggtttggccggtgtaggcagtcattgtaaataagaattagttcttaacctttacttaactaggcaagtcagttgtgATACTGCCTGGATTCTGCTCTTtactttttaaaattgtatttttattacTTTATTTTTCTTGCTTTAAAAGTCTCTCATTCAATATCGTACATTATATCATATTTACATTTGATAAAAGAAAGATTGAGAATGATTTTAAGGAAATAAgaagtaatttacaacattaaatgtctcactatttctgatcaatttgatgatattttaaatggaaataaaaaaataaaaaaataaatgcttttctttcaaaaacaacttgcctagttaagtaaaggatcaaaaatatatacactactgttcaaaagtttggggtcacttagaactGTCCTTGTTTTGTAAGAAAAGCTTTTTTTTGTCCTttgaaaataacatcaaattgttcagaaatacagtgtagacattgttaatgtagtAAATGACTATTTtcgctggaaatggcagatttgtcatggaatatctacatttacatgtgtacagaggcccattatcagcaaccatcactcatgtgttccaaaggcacgttgtgttagctaatccaagtatatcattataaaacccttttgcagttatgttagcacagctgaaaactgttgtcctgattaaagaagcaataaaactggccttctttagactagttgaatatcttgagcatcagcatttgtgggttcgattacaggctaaaatggccagaaacaaagcactttcttctgaaactcgtcagtctattcttgttctgagaaatgaatgcTATTCTATGCaagaaattggcaagaaactgaagatctcgtacaacgctgtgtactactcccttcacagaacagtgcaaaccggctctaaccagaatagaaagaggagtgggatgcCTTGGTGCACaaatgagcaagaggacaagtacattagtgtctagtttgagaaagagacgcctcaagtcctcaactggcagcttcatcaaatagtacccgcaaaacaccagtctcaatgtcaacagtgaagaggcgactccgggattctggcctcctaggcagagttgcaaagaaaaagccatatctcagactggccaataaaaataaaaaattaagatgggtaaaagaacacagacactggacagaggaagattggaaaaaggtGTTATGGACAggcaaatctaagtttgaggtgtttggatcacaaagaagaacattcgtgagacgcagaaaaaatgaaaatatgctggaggagtgcttcacgccatctgtcaatcatggtggtggcaatGTGATGTCtaggggtgctttggtggtggtaaagtgtgagatttgtacagggtaaaagggatcttaaAGAAGGAAGGCTGaaactccattttgcaacgcttaattggagccaatttcctcctacaacaggacaatgacccaaagcacagctccaaactataaaataactatttaggaagaagcagtcagctggtattctgtctctaatggagtggccagcacagtcaccggatctcaaccctattgagctgttgtgggagcagcttgaccgtatggtacataaaaagtgcccatcaagccaatccaatttatgggaggtgcttcaggaagcatggggtgaaatctcttcagattacctcaacaaattgacaactagaatgccaaaggtctgcaaggctgtaattgcggcaaatggaggattctttgacgaaagcaaagtttggacacaattattatttaaattaaaaatcattatttataaccttttCAACGACTTGACTATATGTCCTAGTCaatttgcaactcatttcatggaTGCTTtaatggaaaacaaggacatttctaagtgaccacaaacttttgactggtagtgtaaatatatatttttaaatgtcatGAAAAATAATTAAATATCTTGTACCGATGTGATAGCCTACCACTACCTACGTTTCATTTAGGcaaatctctctgtctcagcctacCAGGACTCTGGCATAGTGAATGGAGCAGAAGCCACACGCCACTCCAAACCCTACATGGTCTCTGTACAAGCAAAGAAGTCACACATCTGTGGAGGGTTCCTCGTGTCTGAGAGCTTTGTCATGACAGCCGCCCACTGCTACAAATGGTAATTGTGTTTTACTCTTATCCTATTGAACTATTTATGTAAGAAAATGACATCCTACAACTTCAACTACTCACACCTAAAAGTCATAAATAATTCTGTGGTATCTGTTTAAAAATTGCAGATTTGTTTTATGCTGTAGAATGTTCTGTGTGCTTAGCTGCTCAGTAAGTATACTGTGGTTTCCTCTTCATAGGGCTGTGAATCTGACGATTGTGGTTGGTGCTCATGACATCACAAGACAGGAAAGTTCTTCTTACAGGGTTGATGTGAAATATTACCACATACATCCTGGTTACAATGCTAAGAAATTGGAGAACGACATCATGCTGTTGCAGGTACATGACAGAGGAAGTATGCACAATGTGAGAATGTTTCTTAGCTTAGCACCCCATTCCCCAAATAATAAATGCCAAATGTACTGTTATAAATAACATCTATTAACATTTCAATTTTTTTCAAACAAGGTGTAATTTACATCTACATTTTAGtcgtttagcagatgctcttatgcaGACTAACTTACAATATTCATACATCTTCATTTTTTCACTTTGTTTGTACTGGTCCTtcctgggaatcgaacccacaactttGGCAACTTACAAGCGCTATgctcaaccaactgagccacacgacCCATAGTCATGTATGAAAACCTTTGACCATGTGCGTACATAGTGGCTATTGATGTTGCATAATGTATCCTATAGCTTCTTAGAAAACCTAACTCCAGTCATGTGCTCTAACTGTAGCTTGTCAAAACGACCCCGAAGAGCAAAGCTGTGCAGCAGATCCCTCTCCCTAAGAAAGACCAGGACATCAAGGCCAAATCCTTCTGTACTGTGGCAGGGTGGGGTGCCACAGAAACAGGGGGCACTGCAAACCCACGCCTTCTGGAGGTGAATGTCACCGTTGTAGACAGACGTTCCTGCCAGAGATCTTGGGGGAACTCTGCCACCATAACTCCGTCCCTGATATGTGCCGGTGGTACCGCTGCTGATTATAAGGGTGTTTGCCAGGTATGGTCATAGAATGTAGTTAAAGGGCAACTCCACCACTTTTAAACCTCATTTTCATTATCACCAGCACAATACCAGTGTGAACATGGCACATGTCAACACTTTGTAGTAAAAAAGTTCTACCCAATGACATCAAAAATGTAAACATTTTCAGTCACTATGTGATTTGTGGTGACACGGGGTGGAAGGAAATACCCTCCCTTGGCCTAGAAACTCGTTACAGGTCttgaaaatacactgctcaaaaaaataaagggaacactaaaataacacatcctagatctgaatgaaagaaatattcttattaaatacttttttctttacatagttgaatgtgctgacaacaaaatcacaacaattatcaatggaaatcaaatttatcaacccattgaggtctggatttggagtcacactcaaactgaaagtggaaaaccacactacaggctgatccaactttgatgtaatgtccttaaaacaagtcaaaatgaggctcagtagtgtgtgtgtcctccacgtgcctgtatgacgtccctacaacgcctgggcatgctcctgatgaggtggcggatggtctcctgagggatctcctcccagacctggactaaagcatccgccaactcctggacagtctgtggtgcaacgtggcattggtggatggagcgagacatgatgtcccagatgtgctcaattggattcgggtctggggaatgggtgggccagtccatagcatcaatgccttcctcttgcagggactgctgacacactccagccacatgaggtctagcattgttttgcattaggaggaacccagggccaaccgcaccagcatatggtctcacaaggggtctgaggatctcatctcggtacctaatggcagtcaggctacctctggcgagcaaatggagggctgtgcggccccccaaagaaatgccaccccacaccatgactgacccaccgccaaaccggtcatgctggaggatgttgcaggcagcagaacgttctccacggggTCTCCAGacatctgtcacgtgctcagtgtgaacctgctttcatctgtgaagagcacagggcgccagtggcgaatttgccaatcttggtgttctctacCAAATGCCAAACGTaatgcacggtgttgggctgtaagcacaacccccacctgtggatgtcgggccctcataccaccctcatggagtctgtttctgaccgtttgagcagacacatgcacatttgtggcctgctggaggtcattttgcagggctctggtagtgctcctcctgctcctccttgcacaaaggcggaggtagcagtcctgctgctgggttgttaccCTCTTACGGCCTCcttcacgtctcctgatgtactggcctcctggtctcctggtagcacctccatgctctggacacttcGCTGACAGACACGGAAAACCTTCttaccacagctcgcattgatgttccatcctggatgagctgcactacctgagccacttgtgtgggttgtagactccgtc
Proteins encoded:
- the LOC135512761 gene encoding mast cell protease 1A-like isoform X1 codes for the protein MAATSLLLLLITLLPAPGLTAYQDSGIVNGAEATRHSKPYMVSVQAKKSHICGGFLVSESFVMTAAHCYKWAVNLTIVVGAHDITRQESSSYRVDVKYYHIHPGYNAKKLENDIMLLQVHDRGSMHNLVKTTPKSKAVQQIPLPKKDQDIKAKSFCTVAGWGATETGGTANPRLLEVNVTVVDRRSCQRSWGNSATITPSLICAGGTAADYKGVCQGDSGGPLVCKGTAVGVVSFNQQGNCNEPQKPNVYTKISKYLSWIKSITKY
- the LOC135512761 gene encoding mast cell protease 1A-like isoform X2, with amino-acid sequence MAATSLLLLLITLLPAPGLTAYQDSGIVNGAEATRHSKPYMVSVQAKKSHICGGFLVSESFVMTAAHCYKWAVNLTIVVGAHDITRQESSSYRVDVKYYHIHPGYNAKKLENDIMLLQLVKTTPKSKAVQQIPLPKKDQDIKAKSFCTVAGWGATETGGTANPRLLEVNVTVVDRRSCQRSWGNSATITPSLICAGGTAADYKGVCQGDSGGPLVCKGTAVGVVSFNQQGNCNEPQKPNVYTKISKYLSWIKSITKY